A genome region from Pseudomonas helmanticensis includes the following:
- a CDS encoding DUF423 domain-containing protein, whose product MLRGFLMLAAFFGFTGVALGAFAAHGLKNRLTPEYLTIFHTGVTYQLVHTLALFGVALLATHVQGRLVTWAGVSFTVGILLFSGSLYVLTTTGISKLGIITPFGGLAFLIGWLCLGLAAWRLA is encoded by the coding sequence ATGCTGCGTGGCTTTTTGATGCTGGCCGCTTTTTTCGGTTTCACCGGTGTGGCGCTGGGCGCATTTGCCGCCCACGGCCTGAAAAACCGCCTGACCCCCGAATACCTGACGATTTTCCATACCGGCGTTACCTATCAGTTGGTACACACGCTGGCGCTGTTCGGCGTCGCGCTGCTGGCCACGCACGTTCAGGGGCGACTGGTGACCTGGGCCGGCGTGTCGTTCACCGTCGGCATCCTGTTGTTCTCGGGCAGCCTGTATGTGCTGACCACCACCGGTATCAGCAAACTCGGGATCATCACTCCGTTCGGTGGCTTGGCATTCCTGATCGGCTGGCTATGCCTGGGCCTCGCCGCCTGGCGCCTGGCCTGA
- the thiS gene encoding sulfur carrier protein ThiS — translation MRIQLNGESLELPDGETVAALITRLELTGRRVAVELNLDIVPRSQHADTTLNDGDNVEVVHAIGGG, via the coding sequence ATGCGCATTCAGTTGAACGGTGAATCCCTTGAACTGCCCGACGGCGAGACCGTTGCGGCCCTGATCACCCGTCTGGAACTGACCGGACGCCGGGTGGCAGTCGAACTCAATCTGGATATCGTCCCGCGCAGCCAGCATGCCGACACCACGCTCAACGACGGTGACAACGTCGAAGTCGTGCACGCCATCGGCGGCGGCTAG